In bacterium, a single genomic region encodes these proteins:
- a CDS encoding sugar phosphate isomerase/epimerase, translated as MKNILQINYWTLGGFEGKTPIEDAIKEVKEMCLDGIELTFGSGEFSSGITRDRCKEIKKFADSTGVKIDTCATGVYWDLSLASPSNSIRKKAIAFTKEYIQVASWVGAKICLVVPGAVFVPWDDKKPVIPYAKVWELATASIKELIPFAKKAGIIIGIENVWNGFLADPVAMRIFIDQFKSKYVGVYFDIANCIINGFPEHWIEILNKRIVAIHIKNFKRNDCAGGLHGFGDDLLSGDVNFDGVIKALKKINYKGPLTAEMIPFSRLPDLVLPDTPLARDTAKKMIQIFRNR; from the coding sequence ATGAAAAACATACTTCAGATTAATTACTGGACACTCGGTGGCTTTGAAGGAAAAACTCCTATAGAAGATGCAATAAAAGAAGTAAAGGAGATGTGCCTTGATGGTATTGAACTCACATTTGGTTCAGGAGAATTTTCTTCAGGAATAACCAGAGATAGATGTAAAGAAATTAAAAAATTTGCTGATTCCACAGGAGTGAAGATAGATACCTGTGCTACAGGAGTATACTGGGACCTCTCACTCGCTTCTCCATCAAACTCCATAAGAAAAAAGGCAATTGCCTTCACAAAAGAATATATTCAGGTTGCATCATGGGTTGGTGCTAAAATATGCCTCGTTGTTCCAGGTGCTGTTTTTGTTCCATGGGATGATAAAAAACCTGTTATTCCTTATGCAAAGGTATGGGAACTGGCAACCGCTTCAATTAAAGAACTTATTCCTTTTGCAAAAAAAGCAGGGATTATTATAGGAATAGAAAATGTATGGAACGGTTTTCTCGCGGACCCTGTTGCTATGAGGATATTTATTGACCAGTTCAAAAGTAAATACGTGGGAGTATATTTTGATATAGCAAACTGCATTATAAACGGTTTTCCTGAACACTGGATTGAGATACTGAACAAAAGAATAGTTGCCATACACATAAAAAACTTTAAAAGAAATGACTGTGCGGGTGGACTGCATGGATTTGGTGATGACCTGCTTTCTGGTGATGTAAACTTTGATGGAGTGATAAAAGCACTAAAGAAGATTAATTATAAAGGACCTCTTACTGCAGAGATGATACCTTTTTCACGGTTACCTGACCTT